ATTAAAACCTGAGATAACACGGTACTTGTACTCATTTTCACATGGTGGaaagttaaaaaataaaatttaaaaatgtgtatttttccTGCAGAATGGGTTGTTTTATTCAATGCCATGAAAATAAAATTTCATTGTCAAACTTTATGAAAATGTTTATTTGGTTTTCAATTAGAAGGGCTGTTGAACAAAATCCTAGATAAACATCTTCCTGGCATAGAGTCCAATGGAAACTATATGGTCCAAAGTAATATATTCCTTAACGTGAGTCAGAGGGAAATGAATTATACAATTTAAAAACAGAATTATTCATGATTTACAGAACCGTGAGCCATAGAACTAACAACCGAGCTTGGTTCACCAAGTGTCCAAAGACACTTCAACAATAGTGATATTTGACATCCTATTGGGCACATCACATAGTACACTGCCTGCACTTCTGTTGTACAACATCCCTATAGTGCCTTAGTCTTCAATCCAGTCATCCTTGGCCCAGTCAGGTAGGCGAGTTGAATATTCAAAGTCTGGTCCTTTATAGCGCAACGCATGGAGGTACATGATGAGCTCCTTCTCGGTGGGGTCCGGACGGACAATCTTACACTCGCTACACAGAGAGTCTTTCGTGTTTGTAGCAGCTAAGTGAGAAGATTCTGTGGACTCCGTTTGATCATCATTTTCATCAGCTGGTCCGGGTACTGCACCGGGTAAGGCTGGACTGCTGTGGACCTGAATTGCACTCTGTTCTACGTCACTCAGTGTACAGTCACTTGAAACAGAATTGCAAACACGTGGCAACAGCTCTGGCTGAGGTGTCTGAGCATCAGTCTGCACATTGCTCACCTGTACCAGTCCCTCATCTGGGATGTCTAGGAGATGAAGACTCTCCTTCAAACGATGTTCCTCCAGAATCGCTTTGAGAAGCTCATCGTCGCTCATGCCCATCAGGCCTCCCTTTGCCCTTTGGGGACCCCAAGCAGAGGAGCCATAGACAGGGTCGTTGAGGATGGGGTAGCCCAGGAACTGGAGGTGGACACGAATCTGGTGAGTGCGGCCAGTGAGAGGGAGGCAACGCACTACACTGGAGTGGCCGTTCCAGCTGAGCCTTTGGAAGACTGTGCGGCAATCCTTGCCTTTAGGATGCACTCTGCACAGTCCCACCTTGAAGGAGACCACCAGGATGGGCTCCTCACAGATGATGTCACCCTCTGGGAACTCCCCTTCCACTCGACAGACATACTCCTTCTCCAGCTGTAAAAGATGACAGACTATCAGTCACTTATATCAAACTGTAATAAAGTATATGTTATGTTCCCTctcagagagagattatactTGAGGCCCTATTTAATCCAAACTGATGACCAAATTTCTAGGATAAGTGactaaaaaaataaatatcatCAGGAAACACAATGTTCCTTTTCGATTGATTGGTGCACACTGGACTAGAGGATGTCTTACCTGTCTGTCTCGCACCAACACATCCAGTTTCTGGGACACTTCCAAAGTCCGGGCGAAGAGCAGCACCCCAGATGTTAGGCGGTCCAGCCGGTGCACAGTGTGAAGGCCACATATGCCCCGTTCCTTTCCCAGGATGAAAATGACTGTGTTGTGACGGAAGCGCCCACAAGGATGAACTGGCATCGAGGCTGGCTTGTCAACTACCAAAACCTCCCCATTATCTTCCAAAATCTCCAGTGGCCGTCCAACTACAGGTGGCTCATGGCGATGCACAGTATTCCTCAGGAAGTCATTGttctggaggaggagggggagacaggtctGACAATATTTATTCtgcacagatttttttttttacaatttaggGACAAAGTTAGATAGACTGTTGTATCTAATTCAAGCCAACATAATCAGCATCCATCTAATTCAAGCCAACATAATCAGAGACAAAGATTGAACTCACCCTGAGTGTTACAGAAAGGTCATCCATTGGGGTTTCATTGAGTCGGATGCGTCCTAGTTTGGAAGCCTTAACGTAGTACTCCAACGGCTCAGCTCGGAATTCACTGCTGAAAACCTCGAGAAGAGTTTTCCCAATCCAGCGTCCCTTGCAGTACGTTTTGAAGTCGAAGTAGTATGGGCGCACTTTGCGTAGACCTCCTTCAAAATAGTATGTGGTTTCATCAAAATGCTCTTTGCTGAAACTTACGCCGGGGTTGCGTTTTTGAGGGGGAGGAATGTATCTCTCTCCTGTACGGAGTTGTTTCTTCCCGCCTCCTCGTCGTCTCTTTCCACGAGTACTTTTCTCTGGGTCGTCCTTCTCTTCGCTCTTACGTTTACAAGTTTCTTTCAACTCGTCTGTGGTAGAATTGACTGAGGTATTTACCGCTGACACCCTCGTCCTTTCTGTCGACTCCATTGTATGCGACATTACTGTAAAATGGTTTTGATGCAAACGTGGGCCAGATGATAACTCATTTACTGAGTTGTAAAGTGTATGTTCTTTTGTCACTTTACAAATTAAATCGCTATAATTTGTGACGTTTGTCAATTGCGCATTGCAAGGTCTAGCACGTGATAGTGTTCTGTTATTGAGCGTTATTTCGCGTTTGTTAAAGATTTGGAGAACATAGAAAATGTTCTTGATATAACGTACCATCAAATTTAAGAAAGAGTATCGTTTTCTCTAGGGAGCTCTGTAAAAATCACTGTTTGTCGGTTAAAGGTAAATAAAATCATCTGTAAAATGTGTCCAAACTACTCACACGTATCTCACTGAAGCAGCCTAACATGCAGCCATGAATGTATGGGTCTCCCTTCCAAATGACTACGGGCACTCGTTGATGACGCCCCTGCGTGTTAGTAGTCCGATTCAAAGCCTTATCAAATATCCTCATCCTCCTGACACTGAATATTGCTTCACacatacaacataataaaatcaTAGACCTAAATAAATAGCATTTTTGATCTCTTATACAGGCAATGGTTAAATTGATAGAGGCAAAGTGTATTTAAAAAAAGCCCAAAGCCAAACAATCCCATCTCTCTCAAATAAAACAACATTATTTCCCATGCATTTACACACAAACAAGCGTTTTCATTACAATATTTGTATTAATAAATGATGACATTACTGTATAATCATTtcagtatttaaaaaataaagactaAACTGCATCTATTCTCATCGTTATGTAAAAATGGTTGTTATTCT
The genomic region above belongs to Oncorhynchus nerka isolate Pitt River linkage group LG18, Oner_Uvic_2.0, whole genome shotgun sequence and contains:
- the rpusd2 gene encoding RNA pseudouridylate synthase domain-containing protein 2 — its product is MVRYIKNIFYVLQIFNKREITLNNRTLSRARPCNAQLTNVTNYSDLICKVTKEHTLYNSVNELSSGPRLHQNHFTVMSHTMESTERTRVSAVNTSVNSTTDELKETCKRKSEEKDDPEKSTRGKRRRGGGKKQLRTGERYIPPPQKRNPGVSFSKEHFDETTYYFEGGLRKVRPYYFDFKTYCKGRWIGKTLLEVFSSEFRAEPLEYYVKASKLGRIRLNETPMDDLSVTLRNNDFLRNTVHRHEPPVVGRPLEILEDNGEVLVVDKPASMPVHPCGRFRHNTVIFILGKERGICGLHTVHRLDRLTSGVLLFARTLEVSQKLDVLVRDRQLEKEYVCRVEGEFPEGDIICEEPILVVSFKVGLCRVHPKGKDCRTVFQRLSWNGHSSVVRCLPLTGRTHQIRVHLQFLGYPILNDPVYGSSAWGPQRAKGGLMGMSDDELLKAILEEHRLKESLHLLDIPDEGLVQVSNVQTDAQTPQPELLPRVCNSVSSDCTLSDVEQSAIQVHSSPALPGAVPGPADENDDQTESTESSHLAATNTKDSLCSECKIVRPDPTEKELIMYLHALRYKGPDFEYSTRLPDWAKDDWIED